GTTACTGATTAAAGGTACTACCCATATATATTAAGGCCACTGCTGGGAATCTTTAGTAAAAGCCTCTGTTTAGGAAAAGGACCATGCCAACCATCTCTGAAATAATCTCTTGTCGCAATGTTGGTAGCTTTAGCTCATTCCAAGGCTTTGTTTATTGATATATTGctcaaaaataagaaaaatacaataaaaaacatgcaTAAAACATTAGTTTTTAACTCTTGAAAGAAAAGTACAAGAGACAAAGACTCAAATTACAATGTACCCTAAAAGGCAAGATTATTAGCAGGAGGCCTGTGGAAAAACCATCTGTCTCTAGAGATGCATATTTACTTGAAGTTGCTACTGGctgattgttttggtataactCTGAATGAGACCTTGGAAGTATTCCTGCGTGTTTCTGTGGGATTGAAAAATGATGATGTAACATTTCGGGAGGAAATACCACAACAGAAAGGAGTAGAGACTGGAGAGGACTGCCAGAGCGTTTAGTGTTTGGATGTACTTGCCACGGTAAAGTACATATTCAGTTGCAAAGACGATCCAGGTGAGGATCAGCAGGAGCAGGCAGAAGGTTATGGCTTTGGCCTCATTGTAGTTTTTTGGGAGGTNAAATGGTAACAACCTTAAGATACAGAAGGAGGTTGTTGGCTCACCAAAGTGAAAGAACACACTGAGACTACACAGACTGAGGCAGCCTAAAATCAGAAGGCACATTGGTCCCCCAGCAGATCTGACAACAGGTGTGTTGTAGTTGATGGCAAAGAGAACAGACATGGCCAGTGTGAGGCCCACCAATGCCCAGGCCCCGATCATGATCAGTATGGCCCCACTGTCTGTGAATGGGATGTACTCCACCACCCGCAGATTGCATGATGTACTTCCTTCTGCAGACCATTCTGTCTCCTTACAGGCGATGCACCTGTAGGGATCCTCTGTTTTATATGAGAGACAGAGCGATTGTCAATAAAGTTAAGGTCCACTTGTGGAAAAATATCTAGACAGCTGAGGAAGCAGTGTTgcagttttaatattttgtacaGTATGTTCTCCAAgatgaaatcaaataaaatcaagtttatttatacggcacatttaaaaacagctgcagttgaccaaagtgctgtacaacataaaagaatgacacacaaatatatagctATATATAATGTACACaaatctaaaacaaaataaaactgataagaacaattacatacataaaaagattataaaatactaAGATagccattgaaaacatgtatGTTTCAAGATTTGTCAATGGAGGGGGAGGATTTGATTGAGAGCAGAAGGCTATTCTAATGCTCAGGAGCAGCTACCGCAAAGGCACGATCTCCCTTACCCACCAGCCTCGATCGCgggacagttaaaagacattGTTGAGAAGATCTAAGACGTCGGGAGTTGGAGTAGGGACAGATATGTTCAGTAATATACTGGGGTGCCAACCCATGTACGgcttaaaaaagaaatataagaaccttaaaatcaatcctgtctTTGATAGGTAGCCAATGTAGAGATACTGGCACTGGTGTAatgctgtctctttttctggcaCCAGTGGGGAGGCTCGCTGCAGCATTCTACCCCAGCTGCAAGTGATACAAAGATGACTGGCCGGCACCCAGGTACAGAGAGTTGCAATAGTCAAGCATTGAGGAGATTAATGCAGTGCTTACCGTTTCATGTCTTTGTGAGAAATGATGGACTTGAGTTTTGTAATGTTTCGTAGTTGACAAACAATAACTTCTGTTTTGTTATCATGTAACTGAAGACAaccgaattttgtgaaaatcagTCAGGCAGTTTTTGTATAATTCTGCTAACAAACTAATTAATTTGGCGGCATAGCTAAaaaattgttcatttttgcGATAAAAGCGCCAAATTTGGTACATTTATAGCTTAATATACTGGAATAGAACACTGTGGTCACAAAACTTGGTGGAGGCATGTAGCATGGTCCAACTAAGGCTGCCTTTACACTACCATGTCTTGATGCCCAATTCCGATTTGTTGCCTATATCCGATTTTTCctgactgctgtttacatgttctattcaccttatttttcacagagacacggaggcaaaacagaacgcagccagcttccgtttttttgtgcaacACTTCCGGTCCACCACTgtatttgctacagtgacattactgcgcgctgctacagtgacattactgcgcgcatggaaatgtttacattactgaaagcaattttaaggactaactttaaatatttgaagttaatcgttaaagaataaatcacctggaaagctggcgctgctccacataatttaaaaggtaacttaGCCTACACAGAGCGGTGGAAATGTCCGTGCAGCTGCAGACGGGTGCGGCTGGATGATNNNNNNNNNNNNNNNNNNNNNNNNNNNNNNNNNNNNNNNNNNNNNNNNNNNNNNNNNNNNNNNNNNNNNNNNNNNNNNNNNNNNNNNNNNNNNNNNNNNNNNNNNNNNNNNNNNNNNNNNNNNNNNNNNNNNNNNNNNNNNNNNNNNNNNNNNNNNNNNNNNNNNNNNNNNNNNNNNNNNNNNNNNNNNNNNNNNNNNNNNNNNNNNNNNNNNNNNNNNNNNNNNNNNNNNNNNNNNNNNNNNNNNNNNNNNNNNNNNNNNNNNNNNNNNNNNNNNNNNNNNNNNNNNNNNNNNNNNNNNNNNNNNNNNNNNNNNNNNNNNNNNNNNNNNNNNNNNNNNNNNNNNNNNNNNNNNNNNNNNNNNNNNNNNNNNNNNNNNNNNNNNNNNNNNNNNNNNNNNNNNNNNNNNNNNNNNNNNNNNNNNNNNNNNNNNNNNNNNNNNNNNNNNNNNNNNNNNNNNNNNNNNNNNNNNNNNNNNNNNNNNNNNNNNNNNNNNNNNNNNNNNNNNNNNNNNNNNNNNNNNNNNNNNNNNNNNNNNNNNNNNNNNNNNNNNNNNNNNNNNNNNNNNNNNNNNNNNNNNNNNNNNNNNNNNNNNNNNNNNNNNNNNNNNNNNNNNNNNNNNNNNNNNNNNNNNNNNNNNNNNNNNNNNNNNNNNNNNNNNNNNNNNNNNNNNNNNNNNNNNNNNNNNNNNNNNNNNNNNNNNNNNNNNNNNNNNNNNNNNNNNNNNNNNNNNNNNNNNNNNNNNNNNNNNNNNNNNNNNNNNNNNNNNNNNNNNNNNNNNNNNNNNNNNNNNNNNNNNNNNNNNNNNNNNNNNNNNNNNNNNNNNNNNNNNNNNNNNNNNNNNNNNNNNNNNNNNNNNNNNNNNNNNNNNNNNNNNNNNNNNNNNNNNNNNNNNNNNNNNNNNNNNNNNNNNNNNNNNNNNNNNNNNNNNNNNNNNNNatacagtgatgtgaaaaatgtgatatataggctatatatatagctaaaagctctgctggttttctacccggaagtatttgtaaacaacaaggcgattccctctatagtccggccagacggatgagtcatggccttgtaaaagattatgtttgtttcttttagttggcgagaatgtgtcgccgcaaacgcgacaaacacccactaacattttgtaccgctacccgcgtttctagtgggactatgtttacaagcacaagagttcagtgagccaccgaaggaccgccctgcggatttactattggttctgcaacgtagggagtttctttaaactctgaaattgtatctgcccatctaaacacaaaatcagggagaaagtcatcagtctttaatcagggagaaagtcatcagtctttagttaagcaaagcgtctaaagactgacttgtgagtctacttgagaggaaaaaattGGAATTGGGTCATTTGAACCATGTAGTGTAAAGTAGGCTTTAgaagccattacattttggagtggatAACGGGACGGGTCCATGGGCAGGTAGGATTCAATTGCCTGCtctggccaccagggggcgagtttttgatgccccaatatccagatttgttctaaatatatttgtcaacacatctgccaaatttggtgcttttatcacaaaattgAACAATTCTAGAAAAATACTGAGCTATGCCGCCCCACTAACAGTGAGTAGTGAGTGATTTCTGATACAGTGGTACTCATCTTTCACTGATCAGGCTCAAGTTTAGTTATTATTCATGGCAGATGGGTGGAAATTGAAGCCTATATGTGTCCAATCAGCACAAAATGAATGTAAAACCCTCTCAGCTACTGAAAATGCTTAACAATAGTCTGAAATTAACTCCCACCAGGgccattgtttttaattaattctctttctctcataaATAGTCATTTACCTGAGCTGTTGAGATAAGTTCCATTCGCACAGATTTCACAAACGAAGCAGCATTCGTGGATTCCATCTTGCTTTTTTGCATATCCTCCAAGACATTCTTGGGAGCACAGTGAAGTAGGCACCTGCACAAGACAATTATTTAGTAGCAAAGTAGGTGATATACTGCATTACACTATGCataattaggaaaaaaaacaacttacgTCTCCGTTTGTGTACCACTGAATTTTGCTGTCGTTGATGAAAAAATTGACTGATGGGTTGAATTTAAAAAAGCCGATCTCCTCCGCATCACCACTGTGGTTCCAGAAAACTATAGAATATGATCCGAATGTTGGGTCACCATTCTCATCAAACCGAATATTGTGGTTTAAAAGTGTAAAGTTTGACTTCTTCAGCTCTGCAAGAACCTGATTTGGGTACACAAAGTTTGGATGaccattattttatttgaattcatTAAGTTTTTATTCCTGGGGAGGGAAACATTGCTGTTTGATGTTcccatttttgtctctttctctccagacAGGATGTGGTACATTGTAGACTTTTACTATCTAATTTCATGCGAGATTTCTAATGCAAGGCAATATTTGAAAGAAACATCAGGTTCAGTTATATGATGTAAAGTTTTATATAATACATATgacaaaacacataaacattatgtaTGTTGAGTTATGATACTCATCTAATGGTTAAAGCTgtcataaacaaaaacaaacgtAAACATTATTTGTACACTTACCTTGTGTGGGTACACTGTAATATTGTCTGTGCATCTGCCAGCTCCACATTGCAGGACATTGTGTAAGGCGTGAGCGATGGCATATACAGCAGAATAAACAGGAAAAGAGTAAGATGGGTCCACAGCAAGGATTTCTTCTGCACTCAGGCTGCTGCAATTGCAAGCCTGattacaaaacatattttgttctGCCTTTTCACAATAAGCCTGGCTTCTAGAAGAATGGATAAAATCatcaaaaccaggtatttttatcACTGGCTGAGACACTCCAAGTACAGTCCCAATACTTTTGATCACTTCCTCCTTGGGGAGCCTCTTGCTTAAGGACCAGGTGTCCCCTGCTATCCACACCCTTTTAGTGACATTTAGTTGCATTGCTGACTCAATGAGAGCTTCAGCACTCAGTTTTGGAGCAAAAACAACGACAACGTATATCTTCTGCGCCTCTATGTGTTCGAATATGTGGGAGTCATTTGTATTGTCGTTGAGACCTTTGGTGAATGCAAGGCAGATGTCAGTATCCTTAATCCTTCTGATGAACATTTCAAGTCCATCTTTGCCAAAAGCATCATCACTGTTAAGAAAAGCAACCCAGCGCCATTTGAAGCGCAGTATGATGCTAACAATCACTTCTATGACATCTTTATTGGAATGCACTGTTCGCAGAAAAGAGGGATATTTCGCTTTCTCTGTAAAGGCAGAGGACGCAGCTCCATAACTGACCTGATAGAGGAGTAATGAAGAAATTGTCAAAACTTGCAGTAAcaatactttttcaaatgtTAGATGttaaaatttgtttcagtttttttaaaactaaaaaaaaacttattattattaactgATGACTGAACtggaaaaaaatctcaaaaccAAATAGCTGGCAAACTTACCACAGGAATGAGATCCACCATGAACAGTGGAGCTACAGTCAGAGTGTCAGTGCTTGAAAAAGGGCCGACCAGTGCCATCACCTCGGACAGATTCTTGTATGGTTCACCCCAAGGTTGGATCAAGTTATTGACTGAGAGGAGTTTCAAAACTCCTGGGAAAGTGTGTCTCTCTGAGCAGTGGTCAAATATCTCATAGCCGAGAGATACATTTGGCAGGAGGCTGGTGGAGTTATTGATTTCCTCTACAGAGAATCTCATCAACTGAAACCTTCGATAGCTTGGCAGAATGAAAGGTTGGCTGTGAACGGATATTGGAAAGTAGGAGAGGAGGATTACCTTTCAATTAACATCATCAGAACTCTGCACAGAAATGGTTGCAACAAAAGGGGATTTCATGGACCCAGGACCGAGGTCAGATTTAATGTTATACAGCAACTTTGGTAATGCAACAATTAATTCTTTTGAGTTAGGGGGGAAAAGTGCGACTAGCTACTGACCTAGCATTTGAAATAAAGCTCTTCAGTGTTCAAATAGGGTATGCTCAGTTACATTAAGAGTATGTCATCAGTGTTATGTGTTATGTATTATGAAACTCACCTGGAGCAGTCACTGGCTTCTGGTCTGTCTTGATAAATGGGGTCACTGACATGATGAATGTCAAAAAGTCCACCTAACAAATAATCTCCTTCAAGTTGAAACTCTGACGCTTGGGCAGTGCATTGAGCCGAGACACGTAGAAATGTTCCCAGTAGACACAGAAAAGCAagaaaatgtttcattgttGTAGTAACCTCTCATCAATCTGATATGATCTCTAATGGGATTTGCCTCTGTCTTTAGTAAGCAATGTGATGCTCGTAACAGCAAACCCCCAGTATTCATTTCCATACACTTGGAAATGCATGACAGTAGGTGACAAACATACATACCCATCAATGGTTGGAGGAGAATACACAAATCAGTATGCAAAGAGCATTTAAACTGCATAGTTTGTCATGACTACACAGAGTGTAACAACATCATGAGCAAGCAAATTGGATATTTATCATGAATTAATCTGGTAACCCCGGATAATCCCTCCAATAGCCAAGATGACAGATGCACTGTAAAAATAGTTTGTGAACTCTTTAGAACTCACTGTATTTCTGCATTAATGTGACCTAAAATGTGCTCAGATCTTTACCTGTGTCCTAAAACTAGATAAAGCCAACTCAGTTtaacaaataatacaaaaacaattaaacttattcaattatttatttactaaaaTTATCCAACATTATCCAGCTTTGTTGGAAAAAGTATCCTCTAGGATTATCAGCATTTTAAAGGGTATCAGAGTCAAATGTTTCAATCAACAGGATGACAATCTGGTGTGAGTTTAGCAGTCTGCATTAATGACAGAATATAAACCTGGGTGGTTGCTATCAAAGTCTGCTCTTCACCACGCAAGATTGTGGAAGTGGGCCATGCCTCAATCAAAGGAGGTTTTTGGGAAAATGGCTAAATGTGTGCTGAGGTGAAAACCCCAGGCTTCACAAGAGGACGTGCTCAAATGGATGCAAAATCTGTGGAGGAGACACGGCAGATTGCTCATCTTAGAGTTCATGTGGAACGAGGTTTGGTACGCAACAAGTATCAGATACTTCAGGGCATCATACCGGTGAGCCTACTGGTTCCACTTGAGGGCGATGAATTTTCCTTCATAGATAAGATTGTGACAGTGTGCTGTGTTTTAACTAATATGTCTCCCAGTATTGTAATGAAACCACAAGGCCACATGTTAACAGATAGTGATGGAGAAACAGAGTGAGGATATGAGGATAATCAGTCTGAGTCAATAGTGAAATGGAAAAGCCAGACTGTACACTGCAATGTTTGTAAAATGCATATGTGGAGGGGGGAGTGTAAAAACACAGTTGTTTGCTTGTGCTCTTAAACATGTACTATGGATGTCTGTGACCAAATTCTGGTGTGAGTTTAGCAGTCCCTGTGTTAATGACAGAATATAAACCTGGGTGGTTGCTATCAAAGTCTGCTCATCACCACACAAAATTGTGGAAGTGGGCCATGCCTCAATCAAAGGAGGTTTTTGGGGAGTtctgatttaaaaaattgttgatTGTCACTAGGTTAGTTAGTGTACAGGCGAAGGGAATTCAGCACCATTTTTGACAATACGCTGCTCCCATTGAGATtggttctgttcccaggggtgTCTACCTCAGAAGTCAGTACACATGTAAAAAGTGAGGTAATACTGTGAGAGACCATGGTTTCATCCATGTCtagttttaatttttcttttggaTGTGATGTGGAGCGTTGCCACCCAAGGGAGCTCAAATAGTGGCTAAGTGCTCGGCAGTGTTGCATGTGATCAAGTCAGTGCTGATCAAGTCAGTACTGATCGGCCTACAGTGGACCCCTTccttatgtatgtatgtaaggGATTCCATATAGACAAAGGGTGACTTCTCAGGGGTAAACATAGTGATATTGTGACCAAATCATGGCGTTGCTCTTTTTCA
This genomic stretch from Epinephelus moara isolate mb chromosome 16, YSFRI_EMoa_1.0, whole genome shotgun sequence harbors:
- the LOC126403371 gene encoding taste receptor type 1 member 1-like, encoding MKHFLAFLCLLGTFLRVSAQCTAQASEFQLEGDYLLGGLFDIHHVSDPIYQDRPEASDCSSQPFILPSYRRFQLMRFSVEEINNSTSLLPNVSLGYEIFDHCSERHTFPGVLKLLSVNNLIQPWGEPYKNLSEVMALVGPFSSTDTLTVAPLFMVDLIPVVSYGAASSAFTEKAKYPSFLRTVHSNKDVIEVIVSIILRFKWRWVAFLNSDDAFGKDGLEMFIRRIKDTDICLAFTKGLNDNTNDSHIFEHIEAQKIYVVVVFAPKLSAEALIESAMQLNVTKRVWIAGDTWSLSKRLPKEEVIKSIGTVLGVSQPVIKIPGFDDFIHSSRSQAYCEKAEQNMFCNQACNCSSLSAEEILAVDPSYSFPVYSAVYAIAHALHNVLQCGAGRCTDNITVYPHKVLAELKKSNFTLLNHNIRFDENGDPTFGSYSIVFWNHSGDAEEIGFFKFNPSVNFFINDSKIQWYTNGDVPTSLCSQECLGGYAKKQDGIHECCFVCEICANGTYLNSSEDPYRCIACKETEWSAEGSTSCNLRVVEYIPFTDSGAILIMIGAWALVGLTLAMSVLFAINYNTPVVRSAGGPMCLLILGCLSLCSLSVFFHFGEPTTSFCILRLLPFXLPKNYNEAKAITFCLLLLILTWIVFATEYVLYRGKYIQTLNALAVLSSLYSFLLWYFLPKCYIIIFQSHRNTQEYFQGLIQSYTKTISQ